From Erigeron canadensis isolate Cc75 chromosome 8, C_canadensis_v1, whole genome shotgun sequence, one genomic window encodes:
- the LOC122578353 gene encoding probable amino acid permease 7 isoform X2, protein MAVEDEGEETRRPLLRDTELTGTLWTALAHIITGVIGSGVLSLAWSMAQLGWIAGPFSILLFAFFNLISASILCDIHIFSNNTTTVVNRSYLQAVNTFLGSKNGFVCGCLVYFSIFKTGVVYTITSAISLRWLSIIAAVMSFTYSFLGMGLGLAQVIGQREIKGNISGIQATNSTQKVWLVAQALGDIAFAYNFSLILLEIQNTLKSPPSQKVTMKKASSIAISTTSIFYLLCGGFGYAAFGDSTPGNLLTGFGFYEPYWLIDFGNACIVLHLVGGYQIYSQTLFVNVERWYVEKFPESAFATDIQSLKVLSLPEFRVNPLRLCFRTAYVILTMGVAMLFPYFNEVLAFAGSIIFWPLTIYFPVEMYILQKKVVAWSKKWIVLRLYSTFCLLVTIFTLAGSIEGLIAKRFG, encoded by the exons GAACTTTATGGACTGCCCTAGCACATATCATTACAGGAGTTATCGGATCCGGTGTTTTATCACTTGCTTGGAGCATGGCTCAACTTGGATGGATTGCTGGCCCTTTTTCTATCCTGCTCTTTGCGTTCTTCAATCTTATTTCTGCATCCATTCTTTGTGACATTCACATTTTTTCCAACAATACCACCACCGTTGTCAATCGCTCTTACTTGCAAGCTGTTAATACCTTTTTAG GATCTAAGAATGGATTTGTATGTGGATGCTTGGtatattttagtatatttaaAACAGGAGTTGTCTACACAATCACGTCTGCTATTAGCTTGAG ATGGCTCTCGATCATTGCTGCAGTAATGTCCTTCACCTATTCTTTTCTTGGAATGGGACTTGGATTAGCCCAAGTAATAG GACAACGGGAGATTAAAGGTAATATCAGTGGAATCCAAGCAACTAATTCCACACAGAAAGTATGGTTGGTGGCTCAAGCTCTTGGAGATATTGCATTTGCATATAATTTTTCGTTAATCCTTCTTGAAATACAG AACACTTTGAAGTCACCTCCATCCCAAAAAGTAACAATGAAGAAGGCTTCCAGCATTGCAATATCCACCACTAGTATCTTCTACTTGCTCTGTGGTGGTTTTGGCTATGCCGCCTTTGGAGACTCCACTCCTGGGAATCTCTTGACCGGGTTTGGATTCTATGAACCATACTGGCTGATAGACTTTGGTAACGCGTGCATCGTTCTCCACTTAGTTGGAGGGTATCAG ATATATAGTCAGACATTATTTGTAAATGTGGAAAGGTGGTATGTTGAAAAGTTTCCGGAAAGCGCATTCGCAACGGATATTCAGAGTTTGAAGGTGTTGTCATTGCCGGAGTTTAGAGTGAATCCTCTTAGGCTATGTTTTAGAACAGCGTACGTGATATTGACCATGGGGGTAGCAATGTTATTTCCTTACTTCAATGAGGTTCTGGCCTTTGCAGGATCAATCATCTTCTGGCCATTGACGATTTATTTCCCAGTTGAGATGTACATTTTGCAAAAGAAAGTTGTAGCATGGTCCAAAAAGTGGATTGTTCTTCGGCTTTATAGCACTTTTTGCTTGCTTGTAACAATTTTTACTTTGGCTGGTTCTATTGAAGGGCTTATTGCCAAACGATTTGGTTAG
- the LOC122578353 gene encoding probable amino acid permease 7 isoform X1: MAVEDEGEETRRPLLRDTELTGTLWTALAHIITGVIGSGVLSLAWSMAQLGWIAGPFSILLFAFFNLISASILCDIHIFSNNTTTVVNRSYLQAVNTFLGSKNGFVCGCLVYFSIFKTGVVYTITSAISLRAIRQSNCYHEEGHAAACEFENKYYMLLFGIVQIVASQIPNIFHTRWLSIIAAVMSFTYSFLGMGLGLAQVIGQREIKGNISGIQATNSTQKVWLVAQALGDIAFAYNFSLILLEIQNTLKSPPSQKVTMKKASSIAISTTSIFYLLCGGFGYAAFGDSTPGNLLTGFGFYEPYWLIDFGNACIVLHLVGGYQIYSQTLFVNVERWYVEKFPESAFATDIQSLKVLSLPEFRVNPLRLCFRTAYVILTMGVAMLFPYFNEVLAFAGSIIFWPLTIYFPVEMYILQKKVVAWSKKWIVLRLYSTFCLLVTIFTLAGSIEGLIAKRFG; encoded by the exons GAACTTTATGGACTGCCCTAGCACATATCATTACAGGAGTTATCGGATCCGGTGTTTTATCACTTGCTTGGAGCATGGCTCAACTTGGATGGATTGCTGGCCCTTTTTCTATCCTGCTCTTTGCGTTCTTCAATCTTATTTCTGCATCCATTCTTTGTGACATTCACATTTTTTCCAACAATACCACCACCGTTGTCAATCGCTCTTACTTGCAAGCTGTTAATACCTTTTTAG GATCTAAGAATGGATTTGTATGTGGATGCTTGGtatattttagtatatttaaAACAGGAGTTGTCTACACAATCACGTCTGCTATTAGCTTGAG AGCAATTAGGCAGTCAAACTGTTATCATGAAGAAGGACATGCTGCTGCTTGTGAATTTGAGAATAAATACTATATGCTTCTGTTTGGCATTGTCCAAATAGTAGCCTCTCAAATACCTAATATTTTTCATACCAGATGGCTCTCGATCATTGCTGCAGTAATGTCCTTCACCTATTCTTTTCTTGGAATGGGACTTGGATTAGCCCAAGTAATAG GACAACGGGAGATTAAAGGTAATATCAGTGGAATCCAAGCAACTAATTCCACACAGAAAGTATGGTTGGTGGCTCAAGCTCTTGGAGATATTGCATTTGCATATAATTTTTCGTTAATCCTTCTTGAAATACAG AACACTTTGAAGTCACCTCCATCCCAAAAAGTAACAATGAAGAAGGCTTCCAGCATTGCAATATCCACCACTAGTATCTTCTACTTGCTCTGTGGTGGTTTTGGCTATGCCGCCTTTGGAGACTCCACTCCTGGGAATCTCTTGACCGGGTTTGGATTCTATGAACCATACTGGCTGATAGACTTTGGTAACGCGTGCATCGTTCTCCACTTAGTTGGAGGGTATCAG ATATATAGTCAGACATTATTTGTAAATGTGGAAAGGTGGTATGTTGAAAAGTTTCCGGAAAGCGCATTCGCAACGGATATTCAGAGTTTGAAGGTGTTGTCATTGCCGGAGTTTAGAGTGAATCCTCTTAGGCTATGTTTTAGAACAGCGTACGTGATATTGACCATGGGGGTAGCAATGTTATTTCCTTACTTCAATGAGGTTCTGGCCTTTGCAGGATCAATCATCTTCTGGCCATTGACGATTTATTTCCCAGTTGAGATGTACATTTTGCAAAAGAAAGTTGTAGCATGGTCCAAAAAGTGGATTGTTCTTCGGCTTTATAGCACTTTTTGCTTGCTTGTAACAATTTTTACTTTGGCTGGTTCTATTGAAGGGCTTATTGCCAAACGATTTGGTTAG